A window from Thiohalomonas denitrificans encodes these proteins:
- a CDS encoding chemotaxis protein has product MANYFFAMGLIMLLLLCWVSVQHLARLFAKRHPQFGAVREDGGGCGTGCLCRGGSSCKSRN; this is encoded by the coding sequence ATGGCTAATTATTTCTTTGCAATGGGCCTCATCATGCTGCTGCTGCTGTGCTGGGTATCGGTTCAGCATCTGGCACGACTGTTTGCCAAGCGCCATCCGCAGTTTGGAGCGGTCCGCGAGGATGGCGGTGGTTGCGGCACCGGTTGTCTTTGCCGTGGTGGAAGTTCCTGTAAAAGCCGAAACTGA
- a CDS encoding MerR family transcriptional regulator: protein MLEPSNNNELPPIPGKRYFAIGEVSELCAVKPHVLRYWEQEFPQLKPVKRRGNRRYYQRQDVMMIRQIRSLLYEQGFTIGGARQQLDSEPAKADSQQSQQIIRQIRVELEGVLDILKH from the coding sequence ATGCTGGAACCCAGCAACAATAACGAGCTTCCGCCCATCCCGGGGAAACGTTACTTCGCCATCGGCGAAGTCAGTGAACTCTGTGCCGTAAAACCGCACGTGCTGCGCTATTGGGAGCAGGAGTTCCCGCAGCTAAAGCCGGTGAAGCGGCGTGGCAATCGCCGTTACTACCAGCGGCAGGATGTCATGATGATCCGCCAGATCCGGAGCCTGCTCTATGAACAGGGATTCACGATAGGCGGGGCGCGGCAGCAACTCGATAGTGAGCCGGCCAAGGCCGATTCGCAGCAGAGTCAACAAATCATTCGCCAGATCCGCGTGGAGCTTGAAGGGGTACTGGATATCCTGAAACACTGA
- a CDS encoding FMN-binding protein has translation MTPQQQTQSPALPSSSRLIGTLGVIAMLSGFLVVLVYEYTRPFILENRREAIERAVFQVVPGATDRRDFVVNDEGIFPADSGRSGTLLYAAYNTAGELEGIAAGAAAQGYADIIQLLFGYDPDCQCITGFSVLQMAETPGLGDRILTDEGFLSNFNDPGLDARLEPNREELANPIVTVKHGSKEQPWEIDAVSGATVTSKAVGKALNNASQELLPKLWPHLDELRKGEVTQRQEVARDAKG, from the coding sequence ATGACACCACAGCAACAGACACAGTCTCCGGCGCTCCCCTCCAGTAGTCGATTGATCGGCACACTGGGGGTGATTGCAATGCTCTCCGGTTTTCTGGTCGTGCTGGTGTACGAATACACCCGTCCCTTCATCCTGGAAAACAGACGTGAGGCCATCGAGCGGGCAGTATTTCAGGTCGTGCCCGGAGCAACAGACCGTCGTGACTTCGTGGTCAATGACGAGGGAATATTCCCCGCGGATTCAGGCAGGAGCGGTACCCTCCTTTATGCCGCGTATAACACAGCGGGGGAATTGGAGGGTATCGCCGCCGGCGCCGCGGCTCAGGGCTATGCCGACATCATACAGCTGCTGTTCGGCTACGACCCCGACTGTCAGTGCATCACCGGTTTTTCCGTCCTGCAAATGGCGGAGACGCCGGGGCTGGGTGACCGAATTCTTACGGACGAAGGCTTTCTGTCCAACTTCAACGATCCGGGGCTGGATGCGAGACTGGAGCCGAATCGTGAGGAGTTGGCCAATCCCATCGTCACGGTCAAACATGGCAGCAAAGAGCAGCCGTGGGAGATCGACGCCGTCTCTGGAGCCACTGTCACATCCAAAGCAGTGGGCAAGGCACTCAACAATGCCTCGCAGGAACTTCTGCCGAAGCTGTGGCCCCATTTGGACGAACTACGTAAAGGCGAGGTAACGCAGAGGCAAGAAGTCGCCAGGGATGCAAAGGGGTAA
- the rsxC gene encoding electron transport complex subunit RsxC produces the protein MGLLNLFKRKTFSHGIHPPEYKEETAHKPIRRLPFAPEMVIPLSQHFGAAAIPLVHPGQEVLRGEPVARADGFMSAPIHAPATGIIEDIHLMPTARGPKVESIILKAHPGASQRVLYGAELDVDTMSAEELVKAIQDTGMVGLGGAGFPTHVKLTVPPEHPVDTLVVNGCECEPYLTTDHRIMLEHTDELIRGIRIAMRASGTRRAVIGIEDNKSDAIKAIRERLKPEDPIAVQEVRTKYPQGSEKLLITVLLGREVPSGGLPFQVGVVVNNVGTLAEIGRLLPKGEGLIERVVTIAGPEVKKPGNYLVPLGTPLRFILEQVGYFGDAGHLILGGPMMGTTVASLDVPITKPVSGLVVLPEESANEHPDRVYPCIRCGTCVDACPIHLNPSRLGQLAARRQYETMAAEFHLNDCFECGCCSYVCPSNIPLVQYFRIAKSVNRERAA, from the coding sequence ATGGGCCTCCTTAACCTTTTCAAGCGGAAAACTTTCTCCCACGGTATTCATCCGCCGGAGTACAAAGAGGAGACCGCGCACAAGCCGATCCGGCGACTGCCATTCGCCCCGGAAATGGTCATCCCGCTGTCGCAGCATTTCGGTGCAGCGGCCATTCCGCTGGTGCATCCGGGTCAGGAAGTTCTTCGCGGTGAACCTGTCGCGCGTGCCGACGGATTCATGTCGGCACCCATTCATGCCCCGGCGACGGGCATCATCGAAGACATACACCTGATGCCCACGGCGCGTGGCCCCAAGGTGGAGTCCATCATCCTCAAGGCGCACCCGGGTGCAAGCCAACGGGTACTCTACGGTGCCGAACTGGACGTGGATACCATGAGCGCCGAAGAGCTCGTGAAGGCCATCCAGGACACCGGCATGGTCGGACTCGGCGGCGCGGGGTTTCCAACCCACGTCAAACTCACGGTTCCTCCGGAGCATCCAGTCGATACGCTGGTGGTCAACGGCTGCGAATGCGAGCCCTACCTGACCACCGACCACCGCATCATGCTCGAGCATACGGATGAACTGATCCGCGGCATCCGCATTGCCATGCGCGCCAGCGGCACCAGACGGGCGGTCATCGGTATCGAGGACAACAAATCCGATGCCATCAAGGCCATTCGTGAACGTCTCAAGCCGGAGGACCCGATCGCGGTTCAGGAGGTCCGCACCAAGTACCCGCAGGGTTCGGAAAAATTGCTGATCACCGTGCTGCTGGGACGAGAGGTGCCCTCGGGCGGACTCCCTTTCCAGGTCGGTGTGGTGGTCAACAACGTCGGTACCCTGGCCGAGATCGGGCGACTGCTGCCAAAAGGCGAAGGTCTCATCGAGCGCGTGGTGACCATCGCCGGTCCCGAAGTCAAAAAGCCCGGCAATTATCTGGTGCCACTCGGCACACCGCTGCGCTTCATCCTGGAGCAGGTCGGCTATTTTGGCGACGCCGGTCACCTGATCCTGGGCGGACCGATGATGGGAACGACCGTGGCCTCGCTGGATGTCCCGATCACCAAACCGGTCTCGGGCCTGGTTGTATTGCCGGAAGAATCCGCCAACGAACACCCCGACCGGGTCTATCCCTGTATCCGATGCGGCACCTGCGTGGACGCCTGCCCGATACATCTCAATCCGTCACGACTGGGGCAACTTGCGGCAAGGCGTCAATACGAGACCATGGCCGCCGAGTTCCATCTGAACGACTGTTTCGAGTGCGGATGCTGCAGCTATGTATGCCCGTCCAACATTCCGCTGGTGCAGTATTTTCGCATCGCCAAGTCCGTCAATCGCGAACGGGCAGCGTAA
- the ihfA gene encoding integration host factor subunit alpha, producing MALTKAAIAEQLFEELGLNKREAKELVEMFFEEIRRALEEGQQVKLSGFGNFDLRDKKQRPGRNPKTGEEIPITARRVVTFRPGQKLKQRVEAYAGTQQQ from the coding sequence ATGGCGCTTACCAAGGCAGCGATTGCGGAACAATTATTCGAAGAGCTGGGCCTCAATAAACGCGAGGCAAAGGAGCTCGTGGAAATGTTCTTCGAGGAGATTCGGAGGGCACTGGAAGAGGGACAGCAAGTCAAACTGTCAGGCTTTGGCAATTTCGATCTCCGTGACAAGAAACAGCGGCCGGGTCGAAACCCCAAAACCGGCGAAGAGATCCCCATCACAGCCCGGCGGGTGGTGACCTTCCGTCCGGGTCAGAAACTCAAGCAGCGGGTAGAGGCTTATGCTGGAACCCAGCAACAATAA
- a CDS encoding RnfABCDGE type electron transport complex subunit D, translated as MVAKVELKTSPHLRSAPSVEQIMRNVVYALLPIVAFAIYQFGLSALVLTITVVASCLGTERLFNWLSGKPSTLSDWSAVITGLLLALTLPPAFPLWMGAVAGFAAIAIGKALFGGLGFNVFNPALVGRAFVQAAFPVAISTWTPAFAPGRFMEFIPSTLALPFMKPPAVDDWVAAQAVDTFTGATPLAQWKFDGEIVDSWSLFSGMTTGSSGETSALLILVCGAYLALRRMMNWQIPAAMLLGAALTALPFWLYAPETYPSPVFVLFSGGLMLGAVFMASDMVASPVTPRGLWIYGLLMGFLTVVIRFWGGLPEGVMYAILLGNAASPLIESITQPRIYGERKG; from the coding sequence ATGGTAGCCAAGGTCGAACTCAAGACATCGCCGCATCTGCGTTCGGCACCCAGTGTCGAGCAGATCATGCGCAATGTGGTTTATGCGCTGCTGCCAATCGTGGCATTCGCGATCTACCAGTTTGGATTGTCGGCCCTGGTCCTGACCATCACCGTCGTGGCGTCCTGCCTGGGAACCGAGCGCCTGTTCAATTGGCTGTCGGGGAAACCGAGTACCCTGAGTGACTGGAGCGCGGTGATCACCGGACTCCTGTTGGCCTTGACCCTGCCGCCGGCCTTTCCCTTGTGGATGGGAGCCGTGGCCGGATTCGCGGCCATCGCGATCGGCAAGGCCCTGTTCGGCGGACTCGGTTTCAACGTATTCAATCCGGCGCTGGTGGGGCGCGCATTCGTCCAGGCCGCATTCCCGGTTGCCATCAGTACCTGGACACCGGCCTTTGCTCCCGGACGCTTCATGGAATTCATTCCATCGACGTTGGCATTGCCCTTCATGAAACCGCCGGCAGTGGATGACTGGGTGGCCGCGCAGGCGGTCGACACCTTTACCGGCGCAACGCCGCTGGCGCAGTGGAAGTTCGATGGCGAGATCGTGGACAGCTGGAGCCTCTTCAGTGGCATGACGACCGGCTCAAGCGGGGAAACCTCTGCCCTGCTGATTTTGGTTTGCGGCGCCTATCTGGCCCTGCGGCGCATGATGAACTGGCAGATACCCGCGGCCATGCTGCTCGGTGCCGCCCTGACCGCCCTGCCCTTCTGGCTCTACGCGCCGGAAACGTACCCCTCGCCGGTTTTCGTCCTTTTCTCCGGCGGTCTCATGCTGGGCGCGGTATTCATGGCCTCCGATATGGTCGCCTCACCGGTGACCCCGCGGGGGCTGTGGATATATGGGCTGTTAATGGGCTTTTTAACGGTGGTGATCCGTTTCTGGGGGGGCCTGCCGGAAGGCGTCATGTACGCCATTCTGCTCGGCAATGCCGCCTCGCCGCTGATCGAATCCATCACCCAGCCACGCATCTACGGTGAACGAAAGGGTTGA
- the ppsA gene encoding phosphoenolpyruvate synthase: MDDVARVGGKNASLGEMICGLASAGVRVPEGFATTAHAFRDFLRHDRLADRINGLLKTLDVEDVDALVETGATIRQWIIDTPFPEPLHAAITSAYGKMAGEHQGELAVAVRSSATAEDLPDASFAGQQETFLNVRGLDDVLMAVKHVFASLYNDRAISYRVHQNFTHAEVALSAGIQRMVRSDIGAAGVMFTLDTESGFRDVVFITGAYGLGETVVQGAVNPDEFYVYKPTLAKGNPAVLSRAPGTKAIKMVYSDQAGHGNSVKTVSVDEEERLHFCLTDAQVEELARQAVTIEKHYRRPMDIEWALDGEDGALYIVQARPETVKSRGEQVIERYSLKKPGVVLASGRAIGQKIGTGPARVIKNVNEMNRVQHGDVLVTDMTDPDWEPVMKRAAAIVTNRGGRTCHAAIIARELGIPAVVGTGNASSLIKEGQKVTVSCAEGDTGYIYKGQLAFEVKTANADQMPDLPVKIMMNVGNPGRAFDFANLPNAGVGLARLEFIINAMIGVHPKALLEFEKQPPELQEQIRQKIAGYATPVDFYVEKLAEGISTLAAAFYPQPVIVRMSDFKSNEYANLLGGSRYEPQEENPMIGFRGAARYLSETFRPCFDLECRALRKVRDDMGLTNVEVMIPFARTVEEAEGVIGLLRENGLERGKNGLRVIMMCEIPSNAILADEFLEHFDGFSIGSNDLTQLTLGLDRDSGLIASLFDERNAAVKKLFSLAIDACQRQEKYIGICGQGPSDYPDLAKWLFDRGISSISLNPDTVVETWLHLAGKKVGEQESATAGGSVA, from the coding sequence ATGGACGACGTGGCGCGGGTCGGCGGCAAGAACGCATCCCTGGGCGAAATGATCTGCGGACTGGCGTCCGCCGGTGTGCGCGTGCCGGAAGGATTCGCAACCACTGCCCATGCCTTTCGGGACTTTCTGCGCCACGACCGCCTGGCGGATCGTATCAATGGGCTGCTGAAGACACTCGACGTGGAAGATGTCGATGCGCTGGTCGAGACCGGCGCCACCATCCGGCAGTGGATCATCGACACGCCCTTTCCTGAACCCCTGCATGCCGCCATCACCTCGGCCTACGGGAAAATGGCCGGTGAGCACCAGGGCGAGTTGGCGGTGGCGGTGCGCTCCTCTGCGACCGCCGAAGATCTTCCCGACGCCAGCTTCGCCGGTCAGCAGGAGACGTTCCTGAACGTCCGGGGCCTCGACGATGTACTAATGGCCGTGAAGCATGTGTTTGCCTCCCTCTATAACGATCGAGCCATCTCTTATCGTGTGCACCAGAACTTCACTCATGCGGAGGTGGCGCTTTCGGCGGGTATCCAGCGCATGGTGCGCTCGGATATCGGGGCCGCCGGCGTGATGTTCACCCTCGATACCGAGTCCGGGTTCCGGGATGTGGTCTTTATCACCGGAGCATATGGCCTCGGCGAGACCGTGGTTCAGGGCGCGGTCAACCCTGATGAGTTCTATGTCTACAAGCCAACCCTTGCCAAGGGTAATCCGGCCGTGCTCAGCCGCGCACCGGGCACCAAGGCCATAAAGATGGTCTACAGCGACCAGGCGGGGCATGGTAACTCCGTAAAGACAGTCAGCGTGGACGAGGAAGAGCGGCTGCATTTCTGTCTCACCGATGCACAGGTGGAGGAGCTGGCACGCCAGGCCGTGACCATCGAAAAGCATTACCGTCGGCCGATGGATATCGAGTGGGCGCTCGATGGTGAAGATGGTGCGCTCTATATCGTACAGGCACGTCCGGAGACAGTGAAAAGCCGAGGCGAACAGGTGATTGAGCGCTACAGCCTGAAAAAACCCGGAGTGGTTCTGGCCTCCGGCCGCGCTATCGGGCAGAAGATCGGAACGGGCCCCGCACGTGTGATCAAAAACGTCAACGAGATGAACCGGGTCCAGCACGGCGATGTTCTGGTTACCGACATGACCGATCCCGACTGGGAGCCGGTCATGAAACGGGCGGCGGCAATTGTCACCAATCGCGGGGGCCGGACCTGTCACGCCGCCATCATCGCCCGTGAGCTCGGAATCCCCGCCGTAGTGGGGACCGGCAACGCCAGCTCACTCATCAAGGAGGGCCAGAAGGTCACGGTCTCCTGTGCCGAGGGGGATACCGGCTACATCTATAAAGGGCAACTGGCCTTCGAGGTGAAGACCGCAAATGCCGACCAAATGCCTGACCTGCCGGTAAAGATCATGATGAACGTCGGCAATCCGGGCCGCGCCTTCGATTTCGCCAACCTGCCTAACGCGGGGGTCGGTCTGGCCCGCCTCGAATTCATCATCAATGCCATGATCGGGGTCCATCCCAAGGCGCTTCTGGAATTCGAAAAGCAGCCACCGGAGCTCCAGGAGCAGATCCGCCAGAAAATAGCGGGCTATGCGACTCCCGTGGACTTCTATGTCGAAAAGCTGGCCGAGGGCATCAGCACGCTGGCAGCAGCCTTTTACCCGCAGCCGGTCATCGTCCGCATGTCGGATTTCAAGTCCAACGAATACGCCAATCTGCTGGGTGGCAGCCGATACGAGCCTCAGGAAGAGAATCCCATGATTGGATTCCGCGGCGCTGCACGGTACCTCTCCGAGACCTTCCGCCCCTGCTTCGACCTCGAGTGTCGTGCACTTCGCAAGGTGCGGGACGACATGGGACTCACCAACGTGGAAGTGATGATCCCCTTCGCCCGGACGGTCGAGGAGGCGGAAGGCGTGATCGGCCTGTTGAGGGAGAACGGCCTGGAGCGGGGCAAGAACGGGTTACGAGTGATCATGATGTGCGAAATCCCGTCGAACGCGATCCTTGCGGACGAATTCCTGGAACACTTCGATGGCTTCTCCATCGGCTCCAATGATCTGACCCAGTTGACGCTGGGCCTGGATCGCGACTCGGGACTGATCGCGTCCCTGTTTGACGAACGCAATGCTGCCGTCAAGAAACTGTTCTCCCTGGCCATCGACGCGTGCCAGAGACAGGAAAAATACATCGGTATCTGCGGCCAGGGTCCATCGGACTATCCGGACCTGGCAAAGTGGCTGTTTGATCGCGGCATCAGCAGTATCTCGCTGAACCCCGATACCGTAGTCGAGACCTGGCTGCACCTCGCCGGTAAAAAAGTCGGCGAACAGGAGAGCGCAACAGCAGGCGGGTCCGTCGCCTAG
- the rsxE gene encoding electron transport complex subunit RsxE, protein MAIDLKKGESITADTFLSGLWRENPVFVMLLGMCPVLAVSNSVINAVAMGLATTFVLLASSGLVSLLRSFIPKQVRIASYIVIIATFVTIVDYVIQAISLDLYNQLGAFIQLIVANCMILGRAEAFASKQRLGKTLINSLGQGAGFTFALLCLGSVRELLGNGTLLGIDIFGANFEPWVVMILPPGGFFVLGGWLLLFNWMKERKARKLREAEDTEVAHA, encoded by the coding sequence ATGGCTATCGATTTGAAGAAAGGTGAAAGCATAACCGCGGATACCTTCCTCTCGGGACTTTGGCGGGAAAATCCGGTATTCGTGATGCTGCTGGGGATGTGCCCGGTACTGGCGGTGAGTAATTCGGTCATCAATGCCGTTGCCATGGGCCTGGCGACCACGTTTGTGCTGCTGGCCTCGTCGGGCCTCGTGTCACTGCTTCGAAGCTTTATCCCGAAACAGGTCAGGATTGCCAGCTACATCGTCATCATCGCAACCTTTGTAACCATCGTGGATTATGTCATCCAGGCCATCAGCCTTGACCTTTACAATCAGTTAGGCGCATTCATTCAACTGATCGTCGCCAACTGCATGATCCTGGGCCGCGCCGAAGCCTTTGCCTCGAAACAGCGCCTTGGCAAGACACTCATCAACTCCCTGGGGCAGGGGGCCGGCTTTACCTTCGCTCTCCTCTGTCTGGGTTCGGTCAGGGAACTGCTGGGCAACGGCACGCTATTGGGTATCGACATCTTTGGCGCCAACTTCGAGCCCTGGGTGGTGATGATTCTTCCCCCGGGAGGCTTTTTTGTCCTCGGCGGCTGGCTGCTGCTGTTCAACTGGATGAAGGAACGCAAGGCGCGCAAGCTCCGGGAAGCAGAAGATACAGAGGTGGCCCATGCCTGA
- the ppsR gene encoding posphoenolpyruvate synthetase regulatory kinase/phosphorylase PpsR: MRRSVFFLSDHTGITAETLGRSLLTQFEGIEFQQTSWPFLDNMEKAESAVSRINRAAREDGCRPLVFSTIVDTEVRKVILTCRGAVFDFFDAFNDKLENELGQPALHATGRSHGIGDFQRYASRIDALNFSLSNDDGLMASNYPASDIILLGVSRSGKTPTCLYLALQYGVLAANYPLTEDDLKAGLLPKVLAPYRDRLFGLTIDPDRLHRIRTERYPDSRYSQLRQCQFEVDAVESLYRREAVPFVNTTSMSIEEIAATIMQRAGIQRRLYG, from the coding sequence ATGCGCCGTTCCGTTTTCTTTCTCTCCGATCACACCGGCATCACTGCCGAGACGCTGGGCCGTAGCCTGCTGACTCAGTTTGAGGGGATCGAGTTCCAGCAGACCAGCTGGCCATTTCTCGACAACATGGAAAAGGCCGAAAGTGCGGTAAGCCGTATCAACCGGGCTGCCCGTGAGGACGGCTGCCGGCCTTTGGTGTTCTCGACCATTGTCGACACGGAGGTACGAAAAGTGATCCTCACCTGCCGGGGCGCCGTGTTCGATTTCTTCGATGCCTTTAATGACAAACTGGAGAACGAATTGGGACAACCGGCACTACATGCCACCGGCCGCTCCCATGGGATCGGGGATTTTCAGCGCTACGCATCCCGGATCGATGCACTCAATTTTTCGCTGTCCAATGATGATGGACTGATGGCGAGCAACTACCCCGCCTCCGACATCATTCTGCTCGGCGTCTCCCGCTCCGGAAAAACGCCCACCTGTCTCTACCTGGCACTGCAGTACGGTGTACTGGCCGCCAACTACCCGTTGACCGAGGATGATCTGAAGGCCGGCCTGCTACCCAAGGTACTCGCACCCTATCGTGACCGCCTTTTCGGGCTGACGATCGATCCTGACCGTCTCCATCGGATTCGGACCGAGCGCTACCCCGACAGCCGATATTCCCAGTTGAGACAGTGTCAATTCGAAGTCGATGCGGTGGAGTCCCTGTACCGCCGGGAGGCGGTCCCGTTTGTCAACACCACCTCCATGTCCATTGAGGAAATAGCCGCCACTATCATGCAGCGGGCAGGTATTCAGCGCCGTCTTTATGGCTAA
- a CDS encoding electron transport complex protein RnfA, with product MPDSLSFVFLNAFIINNFVLALFLGICPFLGVSGKLQTAWSMGLATALVMLISSVSAYVINSLLVEFGLEFLRLICYIAVIASAVQLVEMAMKKFSPTLFRALGIFLPLITTNCAILGLALFQTFNEYNFLQSVVYSLGAGAGFMLAIVLMAGLREKLELAEVPSISQGAAMSLMLAGILSLSFMGFAGLGG from the coding sequence ATGCCTGACTCACTCTCGTTCGTCTTTCTCAATGCCTTCATTATCAACAACTTCGTGCTGGCACTGTTTCTCGGCATCTGTCCCTTCCTGGGCGTATCCGGAAAGCTGCAGACGGCTTGGTCCATGGGTCTTGCTACCGCCCTGGTGATGCTCATCAGTTCGGTTTCGGCCTACGTCATCAATAGTCTGCTGGTGGAGTTCGGTCTCGAATTCCTGCGGCTCATCTGTTACATCGCGGTGATCGCCTCGGCCGTACAGCTGGTGGAAATGGCCATGAAGAAGTTCAGCCCCACGCTGTTCCGGGCACTGGGGATCTTCCTGCCACTGATCACCACCAACTGCGCCATTCTGGGACTGGCGCTGTTTCAGACTTTCAACGAGTACAACTTCCTGCAGTCGGTCGTCTACAGCCTTGGCGCAGGTGCGGGCTTTATGCTGGCCATCGTGCTGATGGCCGGCCTGCGGGAAAAACTGGAACTGGCGGAGGTGCCGAGCATCAGCCAGGGCGCTGCGATGAGTCTCATGCTGGCGGGCATCCTTTCGCTCTCCTTCATGGGCTTTGCAGGACTCGGTGGGTAG